In Hoplias malabaricus isolate fHopMal1 unplaced genomic scaffold, fHopMal1.hap1 scaffold_97, whole genome shotgun sequence, a single genomic region encodes these proteins:
- the cunh1orf198 gene encoding uncharacterized protein C1orf198 homolog — protein sequence MAAAALAGSVGDGHIMDAKKQEYFSSINSMARKIMQEREKIKDSFGAAWEDMSPAEQDTAIDDALMEPKIRARYAMHRMEREEVVCYPKLLIQSGQKIVHFGEEDLTWQDEHSAPFSWETKSQLEFSVISGAPEIVLSSSVPESKPKTAQNGRREEESSFWKISAERSRLEGEKSEFQSLTPSQIKSLEKGEKPLPSYLRLDNGGEESQALPRPVKQRAPKPPAPPPPPPTVPISVTPVALSVTPVALSVAPEPPTLGPASGWERAQSTLPSASSPLDDVFSPGLAPSRSPAPAVSTKDSEKVDTSPAASPAFSQFNTSSNILKTGFDFLDNW from the exons ATGGCCGCCGCGGCGCTGGCAGGGTCGGTGGGCGACGGCCACATTATGGACGCGAAAAAACAAGAGTATTTCTCCTCCATCAACTCCATGGCGCGGAAGATCATGCAGGAGCGGGAGAAGATCAAGGACAGCTTCGGCGCCGCCTGGGAGGACATGTCTCCGGCCGAGCAGGACACGGCCATAGACGACGCGCTGATGGAGCCCAAGATCCGCGCTCGCTACGCCATGCACAGAATGGAACGGGAAGAGGTGGTCTGTTACCCCAAACTGCTCATCCAGAGCGGCCAGAAGATCGTCCACTTCGGAGAGGAG GATTTGACTTGGCAAGACGAGCATTCAGCGCCCTTCTCCTGGGAGACCAAA AGTCAGCTGGAGTTCAGCGTGATTTCAGGGGCTCCGGAGATAGTCCTCTCGTCGTCGGTGCCCGAGTCCAAGCCGAAGACCGCTCAGAACGGCCGGCGAGAGGAGGAGTCTTCTTTCTGGAAGATCAGCGCAGAACGCTCCAGGCTGGAAGGGGAAAAGTCCGAGTTCCAGTCCCTGACCCCGAGTCAGATCAAGTCTCTGGAGAAAGGCGAGAAGCCGCTGCCCTCGTACCTGCGGCTGGATAATGGGGGGGAGGAGTCTCAGGCCCTTCCTCGGCCTGTGAAACAGAGAGCTCCCAAACCCCcggccccgccccctcctcctcctacgGTCCCCATCAGCGTGACACCAGTGGCTCTGAGCGTGACACCGGTGGCTCTGAGCGTGGCCCCAGAACCCCCGACTCTGGGGCCGGCCTCTGGCTGGGAGAGAGCTCAGAGCACTCTGCCCTCTGCCAGCAGCCCCCTGGATGACGTCTTCAGCCCAGGACTGGCCCCCAGCAGGTCTCCGGCTCCAGCAGTCAGCACTAAAGACAGCGAGAAAGTGGACACGTCACCGGCCGCCAGTCCTGCCTTCTCACAA TTCAATACAAGCAGCAACATCCTGAAGACCGGCTTTGATTTTCTGGACAACTGGTAA